The genomic DNA GGGCGAACAATTCACCTTCGCTCATTTGCAGCGTCGGGAAGGATTGCACTTCCTCCGTGTAGCGGTAGCCAAACCGCGCGGGCACATACTCAATCGGAAGTCCGAGGCGGTCCATCATGAACTCAAGATCGCGATGGACCGACTTGGCGCTCACCTCGAGGATCCGGGCGAGCGTGGAGGCGTTGGGATACTCGCCGGCGGTGAGCGCTTGGTGAATGCGGAGCATCCGCTCAAGCGGTGGACGAGCGTGGCCCGCGGACGGCCGGGGGCGATGGATCTTCTTGGACGGGGCGGGTCGGGAGCGCGGCATCGTGGATTCCGCGAGGGGATGGCGGCCATTTCACGATCCCGCGGTGCTTCAGCGCCGCAGGATCAGACGATTTTGGCCAGGAGTTCGTCGTTGGTCTTGTGCTTCTTCAAGGCCGCGATCAGCGTCTCCATGGCTTCCACCGGATTCAGATCCACCATCATGCGGCGGAGCTTGCGAATGGCTTCGATGTTTTTTCCGGCGAAGAGTTTCTCCTCCTTGCGGGTGCCGCTCTTGGGGATGTCGATGGCGGGAAAGAGGCGGCGGTCGGAGAGTTTGCGATCCAGGATGAGCTCCATGTTGCCGGTGCCTTTGAATTCCTGGAAAATGAGCTCGTCCATGCGGGATCCGGTGTCCACCAGGGCTGTCGCCAGGATGGTGAGGGATCCGCCTTCTTCGATCTTGCGCGCGGCGGCGAACATTTTGCGCGGGATTTCCAAAGCCCGGGCGTCCACGCCGCCCGTCATGGTGCGTCCGCTGCCTCCGTGCACGCTGTTGTAGGCGCGGGCCACGCGGGTGATGGAGTCGAGGAGCACGAAGACATCTTTGCCGGTTTCAACCATGCGGCGGCAGCGTTCGATCATGAAACGGGAAAGGCGCACATGGGTCTCCAGATCCTGGTCGTTGGAGGACGCGACGACTTCGGCTTTCACGGAGCGTTGAAAGTCGGTGACTTCCTCCGGGCGTTCGTCGATCAACAGCACCATCACGTGCACTTCAGGGTGGTTGGTGGTGACGGAGTTGGCGATTTGCTTGAGGATGGTGGTCTTGCCGGTCCTCGGGGGGGCAACGATGAGGCCGCGTGTGCCTTTCCCGATGGGGGTGACCAGGTCGATAATCCGTGTTTCCAGAATATCCGGACTGGTTTCCAGGTTGAATTTCTCGACGGGATCGATCGTGGTGAGGTTTTCGAAACGTGTCGTGCTGGTATAGGCGGCGAAAGGCATGCCGTTGACCTTGTCAATTTCGCGGAGTTGAGGATTGTTTCCGCGATGAGGAGGCTGCAATGCGCCCTCCACCAGGCATCCCTCGCGCAAAAAATGCCGCTTGATGGTATCCGGTGTGACGAAAATGTCGGTGGGTTTCGGATGATAATGATTGAGCGGGGACCGGAGAAAACCGAAGCCCTTTTCCGATGTTTCGAGATATCCCCCGCCGCGTTCCGGCGTTTGGGAATTTGGATGACCCATACTTGATTGACCTTGCTGCTATGTGTGTTGCTGTCAGACAGGAACCCTTGGTCCCAAACCACCATTTCGGTGCGGAGTCCGGTTTCCCTCTTCCCTGCAGGGAAAGGGCGGCTCGAAGCGCTCGAATTGATTCTATGACCCGAAGATTGGGAACTCGCCGCTCCCGCAGCGGTTTCGAAAGCCAACTTCTAGAGAGAACCGCCGCGCCCGATGAACGGAAGAACCAGACTAATGGCGCACGCGGCTTGAACCTGTGACAGCCTCTTTTTACGCCTAAATCATGGAAGGTGCAACTGGAAATTGCGCCATCAATTCAAGCTGTCGTCCTCGGGAGCCTGCGCCAGCAGCTCAAAACGCCATCCTTTCAGCTTCAAGACCCGCTTCCAAAGTTCATCGGGTGGAGTCTCGAACATCAGCTCCACGTTGGCCGGATACGTGAGCCACGAGCCCCGCTTCATTTCGTTGTCGAGTTGCATGGGACTCCACCCCGCGTACCCCGCAAACAGGCGCAACCGGGCACTGGTGCCCTTTCGCTCGCCGATCTCGACGAGCTCTTCCAGAGAATGCCCCAGCCTGAGATGATCGAACACGGGCGGAGCCGCTGCGGATTTCCCACCGTAAGTATGCAGGAATGTCAGAGCCGACGGTTGAACAGGCCCCCCCAGGAAAATCTCCTCTGACTTGATGCTCGCCGGAAGGTCTTCGGGTATCAGCTCTTCCGCGGGTTTCCCCAAGGGCTTGTTCAGGACCAATCCAAACGCGCCTTCCGGATCGTGCTGGCAAACCAGGACCACTGTTCTGTGAAAGAAGGAACCCTTGAGTTTGCCTCCATCAAGGAGGAATTGTCCTTTGAGCGATTGATGCGACCCCGCCATGCGATCTCCCCGAAAATGCCTCGTCCGCAAGGCGGTGTCCACGCTCAAGCGTTCTCTCTTCCCGGAGTTACGACCGCGGAGTTTCCCGCCCGTTCCCTTCCGAATAGTCCTCGCCCGGGGTGGCTGGGGCCGGATAGCCTGAACGCCGCCCTGCCATGATTGAAGTCCATCCCTTGCTTGAGAGGCCGCCAACCGGAGCACGGTTTGAGTTTCCGTGGACCTTTCGGCGCGGGGCTAGTTTTCGAAGTTGGGTTTTGCCCAAGGGCCTGGGAGTCACGGGGAGGGTCCGGCGGGGGATTTTGCTCGTTTGGTTTCCGCTGT from Verrucomicrobiota bacterium includes the following:
- a CDS encoding transcription termination factor Rho, whose amino-acid sequence is MGHPNSQTPERGGGYLETSEKGFGFLRSPLNHYHPKPTDIFVTPDTIKRHFLREGCLVEGALQPPHRGNNPQLREIDKVNGMPFAAYTSTTRFENLTTIDPVEKFNLETSPDILETRIIDLVTPIGKGTRGLIVAPPRTGKTTILKQIANSVTTNHPEVHVMVLLIDERPEEVTDFQRSVKAEVVASSNDQDLETHVRLSRFMIERCRRMVETGKDVFVLLDSITRVARAYNSVHGGSGRTMTGGVDARALEIPRKMFAAARKIEEGGSLTILATALVDTGSRMDELIFQEFKGTGNMELILDRKLSDRRLFPAIDIPKSGTRKEEKLFAGKNIEAIRKLRRMMVDLNPVEAMETLIAALKKHKTNDELLAKIV
- a CDS encoding YqgE/AlgH family protein, whose protein sequence is MAGSHQSLKGQFLLDGGKLKGSFFHRTVVLVCQHDPEGAFGLVLNKPLGKPAEELIPEDLPASIKSEEIFLGGPVQPSALTFLHTYGGKSAAAPPVFDHLRLGHSLEELVEIGERKGTSARLRLFAGYAGWSPMQLDNEMKRGSWLTYPANVELMFETPPDELWKRVLKLKGWRFELLAQAPEDDSLN